A single window of Oreochromis aureus strain Israel breed Guangdong linkage group 7, ZZ_aureus, whole genome shotgun sequence DNA harbors:
- the LOC116314002 gene encoding nuclear receptor-interacting protein 3 isoform X1: MQAVREQGQHTHTPAIMFTGMRTENRGEKGVLDAATLRQQRRLKQAIQFLHKDSADLLPLDGLKKLGTSKQGQPHNILQKRLLEAKLCRGRINMCGVTPNNGEVHLSCSHVNSQEDEEDDFILVPCKCLGQEVNLLIDTGCKLNLMSSVTAERFGLKELVEEIKMETDGFPFQRRLCIDGHIKELGLTVGQIRITCSFAIVESNKHLMSLGSKTLKTLKCVIDTEKQIMVIGTTVREQIHFAKKQFSEGSTDFRDLCY, translated from the exons ATGCAGGCAGTCAGGGAGCAGGGGCAACACACGCACACGCCCGCCATCATGTTTACAGGGATGCGGACAGAGAACCGCGGAGAAAAGGGGGTCCTGGATGCAGCGACTCTGAGGCAACAGAGGAGGCTGAAACAGGCGATCCAGTTCCTCCATAAGGACTCCGCTGATCTGCTTCCTTTGGATGGACTGAAGAAACTCGGGACCTCTAAGCAGGGG CAGCCACACAATATTCTCCAGAAGCGCCTACTGGAGGCAAAGCTGTGCAGGGGCAGGATAAACATGTGTGGAGTAACACCAAACAATGGAGAAGTTCATCTGAGCTGTAGCCATGTAAATTCacaggaggatgaggaggatgatTTCATCCTTGTGCCCTGCAAG TGTTTAGGACAGGAAGTGAATTTGCTGATTGATACAGGTTGCAAGTTGAATCTGATGTCCTCTGTGACTGCGGAGAGATTTGG TTTAAAAGAACTGGTCGAAGAGATCAAAATGGAGACCGATGGCTTTCCATTTCAGCGCAGGCTCTGCATCGATGGTCACATCAAGGAGCTCGGCCTGACCGTCGGGCAAATCAGGATAACTTGCTCATTTGCCATAGTGG AAAGTAACAAGCATCTCATGTCCTTGGGCAGCAAGACTTTAAAGACACTCAAG TGTGTGATCGATACAGAAAAGCAGATCATGGTGATTGGGACAACTGTGAGGGAGCAGATTCATTTTGCCAAAAAGCAGTTCAGTGAAGG CTCCACAGACTTCAGAGACCTGTGTTACTAA
- the LOC116314002 gene encoding nuclear receptor-interacting protein 3 isoform X2, translated as MQAVREQGQHTHTPAIMFTGMRTENRGEKGVLDAATLRQQRRLKQAIQFLHKDSADLLPLDGLKKLGTSKQGPHNILQKRLLEAKLCRGRINMCGVTPNNGEVHLSCSHVNSQEDEEDDFILVPCKCLGQEVNLLIDTGCKLNLMSSVTAERFGLKELVEEIKMETDGFPFQRRLCIDGHIKELGLTVGQIRITCSFAIVESNKHLMSLGSKTLKTLKCVIDTEKQIMVIGTTVREQIHFAKKQFSEGSTDFRDLCY; from the exons ATGCAGGCAGTCAGGGAGCAGGGGCAACACACGCACACGCCCGCCATCATGTTTACAGGGATGCGGACAGAGAACCGCGGAGAAAAGGGGGTCCTGGATGCAGCGACTCTGAGGCAACAGAGGAGGCTGAAACAGGCGATCCAGTTCCTCCATAAGGACTCCGCTGATCTGCTTCCTTTGGATGGACTGAAGAAACTCGGGACCTCTAAGCAGGGG CCACACAATATTCTCCAGAAGCGCCTACTGGAGGCAAAGCTGTGCAGGGGCAGGATAAACATGTGTGGAGTAACACCAAACAATGGAGAAGTTCATCTGAGCTGTAGCCATGTAAATTCacaggaggatgaggaggatgatTTCATCCTTGTGCCCTGCAAG TGTTTAGGACAGGAAGTGAATTTGCTGATTGATACAGGTTGCAAGTTGAATCTGATGTCCTCTGTGACTGCGGAGAGATTTGG TTTAAAAGAACTGGTCGAAGAGATCAAAATGGAGACCGATGGCTTTCCATTTCAGCGCAGGCTCTGCATCGATGGTCACATCAAGGAGCTCGGCCTGACCGTCGGGCAAATCAGGATAACTTGCTCATTTGCCATAGTGG AAAGTAACAAGCATCTCATGTCCTTGGGCAGCAAGACTTTAAAGACACTCAAG TGTGTGATCGATACAGAAAAGCAGATCATGGTGATTGGGACAACTGTGAGGGAGCAGATTCATTTTGCCAAAAAGCAGTTCAGTGAAGG CTCCACAGACTTCAGAGACCTGTGTTACTAA